Proteins from a single region of Psilocybe cubensis strain MGC-MH-2018 chromosome 3, whole genome shotgun sequence:
- a CDS encoding Serine/threonine-protein kinase STY17, which yields MVALRDSSKGLEGSKALEIADEIEIIILRIDRKVKEWASWPHVKSFLQQKDIKEGIARLHKDIDAAMMKFSIQMNMEMTRNQMESKAIQERDKAEIREVLQIIVKSTDDMKAILNMQSVDSRPVEQMMQSLQTELMDPYLQPKEEEVFKAGLWELHEKTSKLPPLTDLTGQVTLSSHTTVAKGLYNDIYQGQWLDREPVALRLPRALANNPDTQDRLQREVTIWRELNHPNVVPLYGVIYIDEDIYTVSPWMDNGTALAYLKKYPTADRLKILIDAASGLEYLHNRGIVHGDLRGANILISRTGVARLSDFGLSQFLEDRGQGMTSTQNINPRWFAPELLQNAPVSTHSDVWSFGMVCLELLSGDVPYSSITRDIAVLRELDNGKLPEHPGRDKALQGLSDEMWELMKTCWTKRPQSRPSIVSIKAQLIEIKGRMVSDDSKVNLSKRWIKFTSSAARNNSSRPSTGDHNGRRPSTASSVMTTMSSISSQRAPTNFNEYQNQDELSPLVSSPSRRFFKRHTEPVQPRKNSSSSTSSSSSSNPIVKIDFDPPSSPTSPRSESRIFGEISSPRLELPLVSSSLPVNMGSHFRPIERSKSHDITSPVKSVRSSNSSIHITGPLREAVLDPRIIVDEDNGVVVSGTLEGLVDRLIGANFKSSRTDVEYQDVLLTACADFTTPEDLFALLSRRFYDAELQTKEHPEDRVAIQYNIFMVMTYWISHKHLQIDHQLLWQMRNFCETAIRTKSSTTMVNKASDLLALVVARSKKDNSTPSILVPGRKLLSASQIKPLDLAIALTLLEGDKYKVLVPSDYIAQLRRHPGYNNVEGVYTTNNKIILWVKDSILHFETAQDRASVLKFFIHTATECRKLRNFGSLVAIAIALHSNPIERLRLTKAELTPQMQAKLDSLGDIINPDGNHRAYREALNEATNPEEKGCCIPWLAVHLKELHLVLQKYPPTLSGTDGKPLINFQRYVKFMAHVREAISYKPPDLERYRLQGQLDYLENQLRNLRLSDNPDEELMARSRKYETQETIDYRTRKPQLKTLGFKTS from the exons ATGGTGGCTCTGAGAGATAGTTCGAAAGGATTAGAAGGCAGCAAAGCCCTTGAAATTGCTGATGAAATCGAAAT TATCATTCTACGCATTGACCGAAAGGTGAAGGAATGGGCATCTTGGCCTCATGTAAAAAGCTTTCTTCAACAAAAAGATATCAAAGAGGGTATTGCGCGCCTTCATAAAGATATCGATGCAGCTATGATGAAGTTCAGC ATTCAAATGAACATGGAAATGACTCGGAATCAAATGGAATCCAAAGCCATCCAGGAGCGCGATAAAGCAGAAATCCGAGAAGTCCTTCAGATAATCGTGAAAAGTACCGATGACATGAAAGCGATATTAAACATGCAGTCCGTTGATTCCCGTCCCGTCGAACAAATGATGCAGAGTCTTCAAACG GAACTAATGGACCCTTATTTGCAACccaaggaagaagaagtttTCAAAGCTGGCCTTTGGGAGCTACACGAAAAGACATCCAAGCTCCCGCCTCTAACGGATC TAACTGGGCAAGTGACCCTGAGTTCTCATACGACGGTGGCCAAGGGGTTGTACAACGATATCTATCAGG GTCAATGGCTTGACAGGGAACCA GTTGCTCTGAGATTGCCTAGGGCTCTTGCCAATAACCCTGATACCCAGGAT CGTCTGCAACGAGAAGTGACAATTTGGAGAGAGCTTAATCACCCCAATGTTGTTCCTCTGTATGGGGTCATTTATATCGACGAAGATATTTACACT GTCAGTCCCTGGATGGATAATGGGACTGCGCTCGCCtatttaaaaaaatatcCCACAGCAGACCGCCTGAAGATCTTAATTGATGCTGCATCTG GGCTAGAATATCTCCACAACCGAGGCATAGTACATGGTGATCTTCGAGGA GCAAACATATTGATATCCAGAACTGGTGTTGCGCGACTCTCTGACTTCGGTTTGTCGCAATTTCTTGAAGAC CGTGGACAAGGCATGACTTCAACCCAAAACATCAATCCAAGATGGTTTGCACCAGAACTTCTTCAAAATGCTCCAGTATCCACCCATTCTGATGTGTGGAGCTTCGGTATGGTATGCCTTGAACTTCTGAGCGGGGATGTTCCATACAGCAGCATAACCCGCGATATCGCTGTACTCCGTGAACTTGACAACGGCAAACTGCCAGAGCATCCTGGGAGAGATAAAGCTTTGCAAGGACTTTCAGATGAAATGTGGGAGCTAATGAAAACTTGTTGGACGAAACGACCTCAGTCACGCCCTTCAATTGTAAGCATTAAAGCCCAGCTCATTGAAATTAAAGGTCGCATGGTATCCGACG ACTCTAAGGTTAATTTGTCAAAGCGATGGATCAAATTCACGTCCAGTGCTGCACGCAACAACTCCAGTAGACCTTCAACTGGTGACCATAATGGCAGAAGACCATCGACGGCTTCAAGCGTCATGACAACAATGTCCTCTATTTCCAGTCAACGGGCACCTACTAATTTTAATGAGTATCAAAACCAAGACGAACTCTCTCCCCTAGTTAGCTCGCCTTCTCGTAGGTTTTTCAAAAGACATACCGAACCCGTCCAGCCACGAAAGAACTCTTCCTCGAGCACAAGTTCCAGTTCAAGCTCCAATCCTATAGTAAAGATTGACTTTGATCCACCGTCATCCCCCACATCACCTCGTAGCGAATCGAGGATATTCGGCGAAATAAGTTCTCCACGACTGGAACTACCATTGGTGTCCTCCTCGTTGCCAGTAAATATGGGGTCTCATTTTCGACCGATCGAAAGGTCTAAATCCCACGATATAACTTCTCCAGTTAAGAGTGTGCGCTCTTCGAATTCCAGCATTCACATAACAGGCCCTCTTCGGGAGGCAGTACTGGACCCACGTATCATTGTCGATGAAGACAACGGAGTCGTAGTGTCAGGTACTCTGGAAGGTCTGGTAGATCGTTTGATTGGTGCAAACTTCA AAAGTTCACGAACTGATGTCGAATATCAAGATGTCCTGTTGACTGCCTGTGCGGATTTCACAACCCCAGAGGATCTATTTGCTCTTCTGTCTCGACGCTTTTACGATGCAGAACTCCAGACAAAGGAACATCCTGAAGACAGGGTCGCAATCCAATACAA CATATTCATGGTCATGACATATTGGATCTCACACAAACACCTTCAAATTGACCACCAGTTGCTCTGGCAAATGAGAAATTTCTGTGAAACTGCCATTCGCACAAAGTCATCCACAACCATGGTCAACAAAGCGAGTGATCTGTTGGCCCTCGTGGTAGCAAGG TCAAAAAAGGATAACTCGACGCCTAGTATTTTAGTGCCTGGTCGAAAATTACTTTCAGCTTCCCAGATCAAGCCTCTGGACTTGGCCATCGCTCTTACCCTTCTCGAAGGAGACAAGTACAAAGTACTAGTCCCTTCGGATTATATTGCGCAGCTTAGAAGGCACCCCGGGTATAATAATGTCGAAGGCGTCTACACGACGAACAACAAGATAATATTATGGGTCAAAGACTCCATCTTGCACTTTGAGACAGCACAAGATCGAGCAAGTGTCCTCAAATTCTTTATTCACACAGCAACT GAATGCCGCAAACTACGCAACTTTGGGTCTCTAGTAGCCATTGCAATCGCGCTGCATTCCAATCCAATAGAGAGGCTACGCCTCACAAAGGCAGAGCTTACGCCTCAGATGCAAGCGAAACTTGACAGTTTGGGGGATATCATCAATCCAGATGGAAACCACAGGGCATACCGAGAAGCATTGAACGAAGCGACAAATCCGGAGGAAAAAGGTTGCTGCATTCCTTGGCTAG CCGTGCATCTCAAAGAACTTCACCTCGTTCTGCAGAAATACCCCCCCACTCTTTCAGGTACCGATGGAAAGCCTTTGATTAATTTCCAACGATATGTCAAGTTCATGGCCCACGTCAGAGAGGCTATTTCCTATAAGCCTCCTGATCTGGAACGATATCGCCTACAAGGCCAACTAGATTACCTGGAAAACCAGCTTCGAAATCTTCGACTGTCCGACAATCCTGATGAGGAGCTCATGGCGCGCAGCCGAAAGTATGAGACTCAGGAAACCATCGACTATCGTACCCGCAAACCTCAGTTAAAGACCCTCGGATTCAAGACCTCATGA
- a CDS encoding Major facilitator superfamily multidrug transporter mdrA: protein MTDSPIPFSEKSSPPPAEERTYLGSGTADDPYVVEWDLNDPEDPYNWPKFKKWVITAQLALSTFTVSFSSSSYSGGLQHTMQDLGISYNVAILGISLYVLGFALGPLIFASMGEMFGRRIVFLVTLSLYTAFQLEGALGRNLGTLLSCRLLTGIFGSSPLTNAGGAVSDVWNFRERGLASAIYSAVPFLGPVIGPIVGGFVVQNPHLGWHFNFWLMFAFSAITLIAGYLWTPETYAPVLLRWRAQKFSRASNGTIYYVSTYDLNQSTSFGQVMRTNLSRPFVFLVTEPIVFLLAIYASIVYGTLYALFSGFPIVFQEHRHFSPGENGLAFLGIGFGITMGLASQSIQNRIYWRSMDKSETGRAPPEARLHMAILGAVLTPIGLWMFAWTSQPSIPWIVPILAGIPFGTGISQILQSLTTYLMDAYGVYFASAIAATVVLRSTCGAVFPLFSPTMFDALGDQWAMSVFACLSTACMPIPLLFWKYGWWIRKRSRFAYKESESDETGVQAESRRAGSTTFSSETHIEETVCDRDLTTPTTSGAQSPTLHKKTLTVETVVIPKVNADANAVTKTETIGP, encoded by the exons ATGACTGATTCTCCTATCCCTTTTTCAGAGAAATCTTCTCCACCCCCTGCAGAAGAGCGCACATACTTGGGCAGTGGTACCGCAGATGACCCGTATGTCGTCGAGTGGGATCTCAATGATCCAGAGGACCCGTACAATTGGCCTAAATTTAAAAAATGGGTTATCACTGCCCAG CTCGCTTTGTCCACGTTTACAGTGTCCTTTAGCAGCTCTTCGTACTCGGGAGGCCTGCAACACACGATGCAAGATCTGGGTATCTCATACAACGTCGCAATACTCGGTATATCCCTCTACGTCTTGGGGTTTGCCCTGGG GCCTCTCATTTTTGCTTCCATGGGCGAG ATGTTCGGCAGG CGCATCGTGTTTCTCGTGACACTGTCGTTGTATACAGCCTTCCAGCTCGAAGGGGCTCTGGGGCGTAATTTAGGCACCCTTCTTTCATGCAGGTTGCTAACGGGAATCTTTGGGTCATCTC CTCTCACCAATGCAGGAGGTGCCGTCAGCGATGTCTGGAACTTTCGCGAGCGCGGTCTCGCATCGGCCATTTATTCTGCCGTTCCCTTCCTCGGACCAG TCATTGGTCCAATTGTAGGGGGATTCGTCGTCCAGAACCCCCACCTCGGCTGGCACTTCAATTTTTGGCTCATGTTCGCCTTCTCTGCCATCACCCTCATCGCAGGCTATTTGTGGACACCAGAAACT TATGCACCTGTGCTGTTGCGATGGCGTGCCCAAAAGTTTTCCCGAGCTTCGAACGGAACAATATATTATGTCTCAACGTACGATCTCAACCAATCAACATCTTTTGGACAAGTCATGCGCACCAACCTTAGCAGACCCTTCG TATTTTTAGTGACAGAGCCCATCGTATTTCTCCTGGCCATCTACGCCTCCATCGTTTATGGCACCCTCTATGCGCTCTTTTCTGGCTTCCCCATTGTCTTTCAAGAGCACCGACACTTCAGTCCAGGTGAAAATGGCCTTGCGTTTCTCGGAATCGGATTTGGCATCACAATGGGACTCGCATCCCAGTCCATCCAAAACCGCATCTACTGGAGAAGCATGGACAAGAGCGAGACCGGACGAGCACCACCAGAAGC TCGCTTGCACATGGCTATTTTAGGCGCCGTTCTAACTCCAATTGGATTGTGGATGTTCGCATG GACATCGCAGCCTTCAATCCCATGGATTGTCCCGATCCTCGCAGGTATTCCCTTCGGCACGGGGATCTCGCAAATCTTGCAAAGTCTCACGACATACCTAATGGACGCTTACGGCGTCTACTTTGCAAGTGCCATCGCCGCCACCGTCGTGCTACGTTCGACATGTGGTGCCGTGTTCCCTTTGTTCAGTCCGACAATGTTCGATGCGTTAGGCGACCAGTGGGCAATGAGTGTCTTCGCGTGTCTATCCACAGCGTGCATGCCGATCCCGCTGCTGTTTTGG AAATATGGCTGGTGGATAAGAAAACGGTCTCGCTTCGCATATAAGGAATCCGAGTCCGACGAGACGGGCGTTCAGGCGGAGTCGCGACGCGCGGGCAGCACGACGTTTTCGTCCGAAACCCATATCGAAGAAACTGTCTGCGACCGAGACCTGACAACGCCAACGACCAGCGGCGCGCAAAGTCCTACCTTGCataaaaaaacactcacagTCGAGACTGTAGTGATCCCAAAAGTGAACGCGGATGCGAATGCTGTTACGAAAACGGAGACCATTGGACCATGA
- a CDS encoding Glycogen synthase kinase 1: MTTHGPINGVKVSPIDDPHKVVKVIASDGKSGETKDLTYTNCKVVGNGSFGVVFQAKLVGSAKDGEDIAIKKVLQDKRFKNRELQIMRLVSHPNVVDLRAFFYSNGDKKDEVYLNLVLEYVPETVYRASRHYAKLKQPMPMLQIKLYMYQLLRSLAYIHSVGICHRDIKPQNLLLNPATGVLKLCDFGSAKILVSGEPNVSYICSRYYRAPELIFGATNYTTNIDIWSTGCVMAELMLGQPLFPGESGIDQLVEIIKVLGTPSREQIKTMNPNYMEHKFPQIKPHPFSKVFRPRTAPEAIDLVSKLLEYTPGARLSAVEAMIHPFFDELRSEGARMPNGKDFPPLFNFTREELSVRPDLIRRLVPPHCEAELASRTIVLDTFVPIPLEQLKITLD; this comes from the exons ATGACAACCCACGGCCCCATCAACGGCGTCAAGGTCTCTC CTATTGATGACCCCCACAAAGTCGTCAAAGTTATTGCCTCCGACGGCAAGTCAGGCGAGACCAAAGACCTCACCTACACAAACTGCAAGGTCGTTGGAAATGGCTCCTTTGGTGTCGTCTTCCAGGCCAAGCTCGTCGGGTCCGCAAAAGATGGTGAGGATATCGCCATCAAGAAGGTGTTGCAGGACAAACGCTTCAAG AATCGCGAACTCCAAATAATGAGACTTGTTTCTCATCCTAATGTAGTCGACCTTCGGGCATTTTTCTACTCGAATGGAGACAAG AAAGACGAAGTTTACCTCAATCTTGTATTGGAATACGTTCCAGAAACTGTGTACCGAGCCAGTCGTCACTATGCAAAACTCAAACAACCAATGCCCATGCTCCAGATCAAATTGTACATGTATCAGCTTCTGCGCTCTCTGGCGTATATCCACTCGGTCGGCATTTGCCATCGAGACATCAAACCGCAAAACCTGTTGCTTAACCCTGCTACAGGTGTCTTGAAACTTTGCGATTTTGGCTCCGCAAAGATTTTGGTTTCTGGAGAGCCCAATGTTAGCTATATTTGTTCGAGGTACTACCGTGCCCCCGAGCTCATCTTTGGTGCAACCAACTACACCACCAACATCG ACATTTGGTCGACCGGTTGTGTGATGGCAGAGCTCATGCTCGGCCAGCCCCTTTTCCCGGGCGAGAGTGGAATTGATCAGTTGGTGGAGATCATTAAAGTACTCGGGACACCGTCTCGAGAACAAATCAAGACGATGAACCCAAACTATATGGAGCACAAGTTCCCTCAAATCAAGCCGCATCCATTCTCAAAA GTATTCCGGCCACGCACTGCGCCTGAAGCCATTGACTTGGTGTCAAAGTTGTTGGAGTACACGCCTGGAGCGCGATTGAGTGCAGTCGAGGCGATGATCCACCCCTTCTTTGACGAACTGAGGAGCGAGGGCGCACGGATGCCAAATGGCAAAGACTTCCCACCTCTGTTCAACTTTACACGCGAAG AGCTTTCGGTGCGACCAGACCTGATCCGGCGGCTCGTGCCACCACATTGTGAAGCAGAGCTGGCCTCACGGACGATTGTGCTGGATACGTTTGTGCCCATACCACTCGAACAACTGAAGATCACGCTGGACTAA
- a CDS encoding RNA-binding protein 5-A, giving the protein MAYNREWDRGKDTWDDSYGWSDNRGNVREREEEYYGDGKRRKFNNGAYDNSHGYDGAGYENSYNRHQQHQDWSQDYGHDDHSRGGAGGFAKKRLVPSEPSPHVIFLGLDPDFTEADFASYPASGIPRFKWLQRGDGDNYSREIIRHFTFVFAPAHALTYFAVGFLKGTSKGFGFAQFTTVEHARAFVDPLFPFIQMPPPASHGASATAAFYKALETGAPHNGRRVKIDYSQSAMPHDKGRMNRGNMNDGTRDIGNAQSPVLLFRGLDPLSGPQAIYQAMLSSAGPGKEGAKGMRRIILIKDKVTMASFGFAFVEFVDITSASNVLAATMSAQLHPSGFRISDRPVAASFAHPYSFQPVTDFLQRDEACLTSTNSLGGMEGTWVRYWDESSTVAVLEFKVEEPPQQPSQSKDKKEKKKSKVDTDHAKATAAAPSALPISDKPVTLSFSKGPVKLNSATGSSKIPVLGFSLDDSNTVDDTSDEPPSEPSKPLVVKKVAPLIASKKTANNINKWNQVQEELAHDLPTQAAPVVKPVVSSSAGPSTMKPAVNVAAPKATTPPIGEVEFEFSDVASLTCLLCARQFKTIEQLKRHNKESDLHKANFKDSNLRDIARQKVASRKKEKESTPEQPKYRDRASERRTLFHQPDAPVLEKEIKKKDTLSRAPTPPPAPPTNPGKDESNVGNKLLKMMGWKEGTGLGSEGDGRVNPIETSVYTPGVGLGASKGKDIGKYTEGFTSYVHMAQDSSGKANKND; this is encoded by the exons ATGGCTTACAACCGAGAATGGGACAGGGGCAAAGATACCTGGGACGACAGCTACGGCTGGTCGGATAATAGAGGAAATGTAAGAGAGCGAGAAGAAGAGTATTATGGGGACGGGAAGAGACGCAAATTCAACAATGGG GCTTACGATAATTCTCATGGATACGACGGAGCTGGATATGAAAATTCCTACAATCGACATCAGCAGCATCAAGACTGGTCGCAGGATTATGGACATGACGATCATTCACGGGGAGGTGCAGGCGGGTTTGCTAAGAAGCGTCTCGTACCCTCTGAACCGAGTCCTCATGTCATCTTCCTTGGTTTGGATCCTGACTTCACAGAGGCCGAT TTCGCTTCCTACCCAGCTTCAGGCATACCTCGTTTCAAATGGCTGCAGCGTGGAGACGGTGACAATTATTCGAGAGAGATCATCAGGCACTTCACCTTTGTATTTGCTCCTGCACATGCATTAACGTACTTCGCCGTTGGATTTTTAAAAGGTACATCGAAAGGCTTCGGCTTCGCGCAATTCACAACCGTCGAACATGCTCGCGCTTTTGTGGACCCTCTTTTCCCCTTCATCCAAATGCCGCCACCCGCATCTCATGGAGCATCTGCAACAGCCGCTTTCTACAAGGCGCTTGAAACCGGTGCTCCTCATAACGGCCGAAGAGTGAAAATCGATTATTCGCAAAGCGCTATGCCACACGACAAAGGTCGCATGAACAGAGGGAACATGAACGATGGCACACGTGATATTGGCAATGCTCAGAGTCCTGTCCTCCTTTTCCGCGGGCTGGACCCTCTTTCTGGACCGCAAGCCATATACCAGGCCATGCTCTCCTCTGCGGGACCTGGAAAAGAGGGGGCAAAAGGAATGAGACGGATAATTCTCATTAAAGACAAAGTCACTATGGCCAGTTTTGGCTTCGCATTTGTCGAATTTGTGGATATCACA TCTGCCTCAAACGTCCTCGCGGCAACAATGTCCGCCCAGTTACATCCCTCCGGCTTTCGCATATCTGATCGTCCGGTGGCCGCATCTTTTGCGCACCCTTATTCTTTCCAACCAGTGACCGACTTCCTCCAAAGAGATGAAGCCTGTCTTACCTCGACCAACAGTCTTGGAGGAATGGAAGGTACATGGGTTAGATATTGGGATGAATCATCCACAGTCGCGGTGCTTGAGTTCAAAGTAGAGGAACCTCCTCAGCAACCTTCTCAGTCAAAGgacaagaaagagaagaagaaaagcaaag TTGACACAGATCATGCAAAAGCAACAGCGGCTGCTCCTTCCGCTCTTCCAATATCGGACAAACCTGTTACGTTGAGTTTCAGCAAAGGCCCAGTCAAGCTGAATTCAG CTACAGGTTCTTCCAAAATTCCTGTTCTAGGGTTTTCGTTGGACGATTCCAATACCGTTGACGACACGTCTGATGAACCTCCTTCTGAACCGAGCAAAC CTCTTGTTGTGAAGAAAGTGGCCCCTCTCATTGCAAGCAAGAAAACTGCCAATAACATCAATAAATGGAATCAGGTTCAAGAGGAACTTGCACATGACCTTCCCACACAGGCAGCTCCTGTTGTAAAGCCTGTTGTTTCGTCTTCTGCTGGTCCGTCGACTATGAAGCCTGCGGTAAACGTTGCTGCACCGAAAGCGACCACACCGCCGATCGGAGAAGTCGAATTCGAATTTTCGGATGTCGCTTCTCTCACTTGTTTACTTTGCGCGCGGCAATTCAAGACCATTGAACAACTAAAACGACACAACAAAGAATCTGACCTGCACAAG GCTAACTTCAAAGACTCCAATTTGCGGGACATTGCTCGACAGAAAGTTGCTAGcaggaagaaagagaaagaatcAACACCTGAGCAACCAAAATATCGAGATCGGGCTTCCGAACGCAGGACACTCTTTCATCAGCCAGATGCGCCTGTACTTGagaaagaaatcaagaagaaggatacATTATCACGAGCACCGACTCCACCTCCTGCGCCTCCCACCAATCCGGGGAAAGATGAGAGCAATGTCGGTAACAAGTTGTTGAAAATGATGGGGTGGAAAGAGGGCACTGGGCTCGGGTCTGAAGGGGATGGCCGTGTTAATCCTAT TGAAACCTCGGTATACACCCCGGGAGTCGGTTTAGGTGCcagcaaaggaaaagatatAGGCAAGTACACTGAAGGGTTTACCAGCTACGTACACATGGCCCAAGACTCG TCTGGCAAAGCGAAcaagaatgattga
- a CDS encoding putative E3 ubiquitin ligase complex SCF subunit sconB, which produces MALPQPQQKSNYVCDTLPAPRLAGPNDSDKPDLVVVDDDPAPVDNSTATAALHQPPARKLCFRHQRMADEGTNLKLQQSLDALPLEDREAINAVWSNFSSSSHPRRALILQGLLTMCCFSQLSLLTEQLAHLIRIDPFAVLPREVSLKILGYLDATSLCRAAQVTKRWKSLADDNIVWQSICEQHIGQKCHKCGWGLPILEKKRIYRPRSRSPCPPPMQVEASSSSSAVPSSSSALKRSAPDSSCATYPPNKRHRSASPSSDESQGESNSYSSTLLAPDPSDFLPPSITRPWKDVYSERMTIERNWRRSRYTVRTLKGHTDGVMCLQFNETLSHPAFPVLITGSYDRTVRVWNMETGQELQCMKGHTRAIRALQFDEVKLITGSMDCSIKVWDWRRGKCIRTLNGHSEGVVCLNFDTNVLASGSVDSTIKVWNLRTGGAFTLRGHSDWVNAVQLWDSNPGARNSSTGESIFDVSGSTSPISSTNTSSSQIDPGKMLFSASDDGTIKLWDLNLRTCVRTFVGHGAQVQSMRLLLANECDEEEGKQVEETAVAGSPNASGSADAEEQHQADAFVPKRKQPILISGSLDNTIKLWDIETGQAMRTYFGHIEGVWAVASDKMRLVSGSHDRTIKVWSRDKESCNSTLIGHEAAVSCIGLAEDKIVSGSDDCTIKIWSFAG; this is translated from the exons ATGGCTCttccacaaccacaacaaaaGTCAAACTATGTCTGCGACACTCTCCCCGCTCCCCGCCTCGCTGGGCCCAACGACTCAGACAAGCCTgacctcgtcgtcgtcgacgatgatCCCGCCCCCGTCGACAACAgcaccgccaccgccgccctCCACCAACCCCCCGCTCGCAAGCTCTGCTTCCGCCACCAGCGCATGGCAGATGAGGGAACCAATCTGAAGCTCCAGCAG TCGCTCGACGCCCTGCCTCTCGAGGACAGGGAGGCGATCAATGCAGTCTGGTCCAACTTTTCCTCCTCGTCCCATCCCCGCAGGGCCCTCATTCTCCAGGGTCTCCTCACGATGTGCTGTTTCTCTCAGTTGTCTCTACTTACGGAGCAGCTAGCGCATCTTATCCGCATCGATCCCTTTGCGGTCTTACCCCGCGAAGTCAGTCTCAAGATCCTAGGCTATCTCGACGCAACCTCTCTCTGCAGGGCAGCCCAGGTCACGAAGCGGTGGAAGAGTCTGGCTGACGACAACATCGTCTGGCAGAGCATATGTGAGCAGCACATTGGCCAGAAGTGTCACAAGTGTGGGTGGGGTCTCCCTATCTTGGAGAAGAAACGTATCTACCGACCAAGGTCAAGGTCGCCTTGTCCCCCGCCTATGCAAGTGGAAgcctcctcatcatcatcagcagtcccatcttcctcttctgccCTCAAACGCAGCGCCCCCGACTCCTCCTGTGCTACGTACCCTCCGAATAAGCGTCATCGTTCCGCCAGTCCGTCGTCTGATGAATCACAAGGCGAATCCAACTCCTATTCCTCTACCCTACTTGCCCCCGACCCGTCAGATTTCCTGCCCCCTTCTATCACGCGACCATGGAAGGACGTATACAGCGAACGAATGACCATCGAACGTAATTGGCGCAGAAGCCGGTACACCGTCCGCACACTGAAGGGCCACACAGACGGCGTGATGTGCCTTCAGTTCAACGAGACGCTCTCCCACCCCGCCTTCCCTGTCCTCATCACCGGATCTTACGATCGTACGGTCCGTGTCTGGAATATGGAGACTGGCCAGGAGCTGCAATGTATGAAGGGCCACACCCGCGCGATTCGTGCGCTGCAGTTCGACGAGGTGAAGCTTATCACGGGCAGTATGGACTGCTCGATCAAGGTCTGGGACTGGCGCCGCGGCAAGTGCATCAGGACGCTCAACGGGCACAGtgagggcgtcgtgtgtCTCAACTTTGACACCAACGTGCTCGCGAGCGGGAGCGTCGACTCGACGATCAAGGTCTGGAATCTGCGCACGGGTGGTGCGTTCACGCTCCGTGGCCACTCTGACTGGGTAAACGCCGTGCAGTTATGGGACTCCAATCCAGGCGCGCGGAACTCCTCGACGGGTGAATCTATTTTTGACGTCTCGGGTTCGACATCCCCGATTAGCAGCACGAACACCTCATCCTCCCAGATTGACCCAGGCAAGATGCTCTTCTCCGCTTCTGACGACGGCACGATCAAGCTCTGGGATTTGAATCTGCGGACGTGTGTGCGGACCTTTGTTGGTCATGGTGCGCAGGTGCAAAGTATGCGCCTCCTACTTGCTAATGAGtgtgatgaggaggagggcaAGCAGGTCGAGGAGACGGCTGTTGCTGGTAGTCCTAACGCCTCTGGCAGCGCCGATGCAGAAGAGCAGCATCAAGCGGATGCATTTGTGCCCAAACGCAAGCAGCCGATTCTCATTTCTGGCAGTTTAGACAACACTATCAAGCTGTGGGACATTGAAACCGGTCAAGCTATGCGAACCTACTTCGGGCATATCGAGGGTGTGTGGGCGGTTGCAAGCGACAAGATGAGGCTTGTCAGTGGTAGCCACGACCGAACGATCAAG GTGTGGTCAAGGGACAAGGAGAGCTGCAATAGCACCTTGATTGGGCACGAAGCTGCCGTGAGCTGCATCGGCCTTGCCGAAGATAAAATCGTCTCTGGAAGCGATGACTGTACGATCAAAATTTGGAGTTTCGCTGGCTAA